The following DNA comes from Fervidobacterium gondwanense DSM 13020.
AAGGAGATAGAAAAAATAGGTAGATAGGTCTTTATTAAGAAATACTTTAATTGAAATAGTTCAAACGCAAGGGGGGAAAATTACGAAACCTCTTTTCGATAATGGTTATGATTTTTCAAGTAATTTGGTCAGAGAAATACATGTTGGACATGAAGTGGTTGACGCGAAATCAGAGCACCCCAAGCTGATAAGAAGTTTTCCGAGCGTTTTTGTTGAGAACTTTGATGATTTTGTTATTAGTATAAATTCATACACATTTTCAAGTAGATTTTTAATTCCCACAACTATAGAGATTTCAAGAAAGAATGATTCATGCTCGGTCTTTTTCAACCATTTTGGTGAAAAACCTATTTTGACCGGCAATCAACATGTGATAAGTTTGTCGGAATTAGAACGAACGAATCTAATTAACTCACTCCTCAGGATTGCTAAGTTCGTATTTTTTGATAATATCCCTCCATTTCCTGCGTATACTCTGTACGATATATACGCTTATGCTACAGAATTCTTCTTTTCGCCACCATTTGTACTTAACAATGAAGTGTGGAGACAGGTAATTGAGAATCCACATGTTGTGGGTGATTATATTTTCATAGATGAGGAATTCCTAACAACAGGTCGTTTTAATAAGGCAAGCACGATGAGAATTTTGGCAGATCTGATAGACTTTTTTGACCTGAAAAAAGAATTTACACAGATTAGCAGTAAGATGAGGGCTTTCGAAATTGGTGAGGAAGATTTCATCTATCATGGGAATGAGATAGAATTTGCTCGGAACATTGTGGAAAAGATAGCTTCCGAGAGTTCTTTAAGAGAAGTTTTTTGTATAGACACAAAAGATGTGTACAAAATCTTTAAAGACTATATTTCAGTCGTTGAATACCACATTAGAAAATCTACACAGTATGCTGTTCTGTACCTTGGTAATGATTTTACAAATATTCTTAGACAGCTTCTATCTAAGTATTCGAGTCTTATAGCCGATGAGGAAAAGATTAGCTTAACTAAGTGTCTTTATAATGTTTGCAAATTTGATAGTGTAGTCGAGGAACTAATCCCAATACTGAAGAGATTTAAAAAAATGATACTCATCATCAAGGACTTGGATAATTGTAGCCCGTTAATAAGTAGATTTTTAGGAATACTGGATGATTTAAAAATGGAAGCAGGAGTATTAGCTTTTAAATCGAGTCGTGCAGATGTTGTTTATAATTTAGATGTCGATAGAAGTAATGCAGCACAGGACTTTTCAAGATATGAAACACATATTGAAGAAGCAACCTTAGAACGCGATGATTTGTACATAGCTTTGCTCGGTTATAGATTTAATAAACATGACTTGGCAGTTCTTGAAAAAGTTTTGGGTAAGAGTCTTGAGAGTAATGTTTATAGATTGCAGGCTTCAGGGCTTTTAAGAACGGACGACGGCGAATACATAGTTTCAGAAAACCTCAAAAAAGTTCTCAGCGAAATTGATGAAAAAGAGGTAAGAGAAATTCACCTCAAGCTTGCTAAAGAGTACAGCAAGAGTATTTCGCCTTACACATTAAATTTGAAAAAGGCGGCCGAGCACTACGAGTATGCTGGTTCTAAAACATCGGCTGTGGTTACGTATTTAATGTTTATCAGAAATGCCATGAGCAATTATAACTTTTCTCAAACTGTAATTTTAAACGTTTTCGAAACGCTATGGAATATATTGCAGGATATCAACCGTACTGATCTCTATGCCTTTCACAAGCTGAGGTTGGAATTCGAATATAGAACAAATAAGAAAGTTTTTGATGCTGTCGTCCCAAAAAAGGAAAAGGGAATTTATGCCTATTTGAGAGCATACGAATTATTTGTGAACGAAAAATACACTGAATGTATAGAGTTTATCGATGGCTTGCTCAATTCGGAAAGTTGCACTGACTATGTGCGTTATAATTTAATCTTCCTCAAAGAGAGGGCCTACTTGGTCTTACACGACAGATTGGAAGATGAAAAGCAAATTTCGGATATTGCTCAAAATATAAGCGCTGTCAATCTACCTTGGATGGAACTTAAAGCAAAGATGTTTTGGCTTTTGGGAAACTCAAAATCGTATTCGGATTCGAGGAAAGCAAGAGATTATCTGCAGATGGCGGAGCCCATTGCAAAGGAGCATAATCTCGAACACATATTAATCGATATCTACAACACTCTTGGAATTGTGTATGATGGCACTTTGCTTTCAACGATGTATTTTCAAGAAGCCATACGCACTGCACAAAAGATTGGCTACACAAAACGAGCTTTAGTTCCGCGGCTTAATTTGGTACGTGAGCTTTTGTATTTTGGAAAGTTTGACGACTTGGAAAGAGAACTATCTGGAGTGTCGCTAAGTTTGTCAAATGAGCTCTCCCCGTCAGATAGGGCCTATTTTAACAGATTAAGAGGAATGATATATACTTATTTGAGAAAATATGAAGATGGACTGAAATACTTTGAAGAAGCTTACGAGATTGAAAAGCAACATAATTTGCCACATGCTTCTTTAAGAGCCCGCATACTGCACGAATTAATTTGTGGAAATTACGAAAACGCAAAGACAATAATCATTGAAAATTACGACGATCAAGCAATTCATGTTCGTGGATTCGAGTTCCTTATAAAACTGGTGTTAGCCAAAGATGATAATGAGTTTTTACAGAATTGGCTGGCATACAAAAATTCACCGTACAATTTGTTGAGAGAGGAGATGCTTTTCATATTCTCTGAACAGCTAACAAGACTTGACCCAAAAGGATTTGTGGATGAAATTACAAAATGGGAAAGGTTGTTCGGTTCCCAGCTGGTTAAACTCTCTCTTTTGTATGTGTTGCTTGCTAAAGCAAATTATTATAAGGCTCTCAATAACAGCGTAAAGTTTGAACTTACAAAGCTTGAAATATCAAGGTTGTTATCGGAAATGGGGATCCGTGAAAGTTTTTCAGAATATAGCTTTGACAAATATTCGGAAAGAATACCTTCAAATGAACTTTATCCAATCGCTGATATGCTTTACGTTTTAAAATCCGTTGATTCTGACGTGAGTTTGGAGGATGTTGTGCGAATAACTTCAAATGTTATGGTTAATGTTTTTAAACCTAACAGACTTTATGTTTCGGTTTTGGATAAAAAATACAACTTTGATATATCAGTAGGTTTATTACCAAAGTTTGGTGAAAAATCTTATCTGAACTTCGAACCTGTGGAGGTGTACATAAAAGAGAAAATAGACAAAGATTGCGAATATGCTATTTATATGTCTTCCGAAAGACACGTTCACGATGTCACTGAACAACAGAAACTTATGAACAATGTAATTTTGCTCGAAGAGTTGTTCTCAGGACAGCTGAGAGGGCTGATATATAGAGAGCGCGCTACAATGGATCCGTTAACTGGTTTGTATAACAGGTGGAAATTTAACAGCATATTCGACGAGTATATGCAAAATTCAAAGACTTCAGGCGAAGAATTCAGCGTTTTTCTGTGCGATGTGGACTCTTTCAAAAAAATCAACGATACTTATGGCCATTTAAAAGGCGATGAAGTGTTGAGAGTTTTGGCAAAAATTCTCGAGGAGAACATTGAAAGCGCTGGTATAGTGGCAAGGTACGGCGGAGAAGAATTCGTTGGAATTTTAAAAGGTGACAAAGACAAATGTGTAACACTATGTGAGAATGTGAGAAGGATAATCGAGGATAAATCTGCAGAGTTACTTGGTTTCAAGGTCACTATGAGTTTTGGGATCTCTTCTTGTAGAGAGAAAGAAACAAAATCGGAGATACTTGGCCTTGCTGACCAAAGGCTTTATAAAGCAAAAGAAATAGGAAAGAACAGAGTTTGCTATGACTGACAATTCATTCGAGGTGGGAAGTGTGGATATCATTGAGTTTTTGCATGAAGGTTATTGGAGCAAGGACTACATTGTGGAAATCGATGGATTCAAGAAAATAGCTAAGTTCGTTGATAAAAAGTTAATACCGAGAACTTCAGAAGTTATCTTGAAATCAGAGCTTGGAAGGAATGTAAGAGGACTACTTGTGCCTGATATGTTTGACTTTGAACAAGAGTCGGAGTACATATTTGTGTATTCTATACCTTATTATACTCGTTATGCGGAATATCAAGAAGATGAGAGGCTGGTCTTTTCGTCCATTATTTCAACCCTGAGAAGTCTGCTCCACATTCCTGGTTTGTACATCCCGTTCCTTGGAACTGACGACTTAGTAGTTGTTGACGGTGAAATAAAGGTTTTTCTGCCTTTAGCTCAAAACTTGCAATCTCTATTTAATGAAAAAAGCAAGTACAAATTCTTTGAAGCACCGGAAGTTTCGAAGGGAGAAGTATCTGATAAATCTACTATCTATGTTTTTGGTAGATTGCTCTCTGAGT
Coding sequences within:
- a CDS encoding GGDEF domain-containing protein; amino-acid sequence: MVDAKSEHPKLIRSFPSVFVENFDDFVISINSYTFSSRFLIPTTIEISRKNDSCSVFFNHFGEKPILTGNQHVISLSELERTNLINSLLRIAKFVFFDNIPPFPAYTLYDIYAYATEFFFSPPFVLNNEVWRQVIENPHVVGDYIFIDEEFLTTGRFNKASTMRILADLIDFFDLKKEFTQISSKMRAFEIGEEDFIYHGNEIEFARNIVEKIASESSLREVFCIDTKDVYKIFKDYISVVEYHIRKSTQYAVLYLGNDFTNILRQLLSKYSSLIADEEKISLTKCLYNVCKFDSVVEELIPILKRFKKMILIIKDLDNCSPLISRFLGILDDLKMEAGVLAFKSSRADVVYNLDVDRSNAAQDFSRYETHIEEATLERDDLYIALLGYRFNKHDLAVLEKVLGKSLESNVYRLQASGLLRTDDGEYIVSENLKKVLSEIDEKEVREIHLKLAKEYSKSISPYTLNLKKAAEHYEYAGSKTSAVVTYLMFIRNAMSNYNFSQTVILNVFETLWNILQDINRTDLYAFHKLRLEFEYRTNKKVFDAVVPKKEKGIYAYLRAYELFVNEKYTECIEFIDGLLNSESCTDYVRYNLIFLKERAYLVLHDRLEDEKQISDIAQNISAVNLPWMELKAKMFWLLGNSKSYSDSRKARDYLQMAEPIAKEHNLEHILIDIYNTLGIVYDGTLLSTMYFQEAIRTAQKIGYTKRALVPRLNLVRELLYFGKFDDLERELSGVSLSLSNELSPSDRAYFNRLRGMIYTYLRKYEDGLKYFEEAYEIEKQHNLPHASLRARILHELICGNYENAKTIIIENYDDQAIHVRGFEFLIKLVLAKDDNEFLQNWLAYKNSPYNLLREEMLFIFSEQLTRLDPKGFVDEITKWERLFGSQLVKLSLLYVLLAKANYYKALNNSVKFELTKLEISRLLSEMGIRESFSEYSFDKYSERIPSNELYPIADMLYVLKSVDSDVSLEDVVRITSNVMVNVFKPNRLYVSVLDKKYNFDISVGLLPKFGEKSYLNFEPVEVYIKEKIDKDCEYAIYMSSERHVHDVTEQQKLMNNVILLEELFSGQLRGLIYRERATMDPLTGLYNRWKFNSIFDEYMQNSKTSGEEFSVFLCDVDSFKKINDTYGHLKGDEVLRVLAKILEENIESAGIVARYGGEEFVGILKGDKDKCVTLCENVRRIIEDKSAELLGFKVTMSFGISSCREKETKSEILGLADQRLYKAKEIGKNRVCYD